One Skermanella sp. TT6 genomic window, GCCTTCCCGGCTGCGCGCCCTTCACGGGTACCGCCCGGCGGCCGTCAGATCTCGCGCTTGCTCATCCGGTCGGCGATGAACTCGGCTTGGCGGATGGCCAGCGAGACGATGGTCAGGGTGGGATTGCAGGCGGCCCCGGTGGTGAACTGGCTGCCGTCCGACACGAACAGGTTCTTCACGTCATGGGTCTGCCCGTGCTTGTTGACCACGCCGTCCCGCGCCTTCTCGCTCATCCGGTTTGTCCCGAGATTGTGCGTGGAAGGGTAGGGCGGGGTATGGATCGTGCGGGTCGCCCCCACCGCGTCGTACAGGGCCGAACCCTGGCGGAAGGCGTGGTTGCGCATGGCGACGTCGTTGGGGTGGTCGTCGAAATGCACGTTCGGGATCGGCTGGCCGAACTGGTCCTTCTCGGTCGCGTGCAGGGTGATCCGGTTGCTCTCCTGAGGCATGTCCTCGCCCACGATCCACATGCCCGCCATGTGGTCGTAGCCGTCCAGCGCCGAGGTGAAGCCGCGGCCCCAGGCACCGGGGTTGAGGAACGCCGCCATGAACGGCAGGCCCAGCGACAGCGTCTCCAGCTCGTATCCCCCGGCGAAGCCCCGCGACGGATCGAATCGGGATTCGTCGCGGATGATCCCGGCCATGGTCGTGCCGCGATACATGTGGACCGGCCTCTCGAACACCGCGTAGACCGATCCCGTGGTATGGCGCATGTAGTTGCGCCCGACCTGGCCGGAACTGTTGGCGAGGCCGTCCGGGAACATGCTGGATGCCGAGTTCAGCAGCAGGCGCGGACTCTCGATCGAGTTGCCGGCTACCGCGACGACGCGGGCCTTCTGCCGCATCACGTTGCCGGCCCTGTCGCCGTAAAGCACGCCGGTCACCTTGCCCGAGGCATCATGCTCGATCTTCAGCACCTGCGCGTCTGACCGGACCTCCAGGTTGCCGGTCGCCTCGCCCTTGGGGATCTCGGCCATCAGGGTGGACCATTTCGCCCCCGTCTTGCACCCTTGGAAGCAGAAGCCGATCTGCCGGCATGACGCCCGGCCGTCGCGCTCCTGCGAGTTGATCGCTATGTTGCCGGAGTGGAATTCCTTGTATCCCAGCGCCTTGGCGCCGGCCGCCAGCACCTTGTAATTGTTGTTGCCGGGCAGGCGGGGGATGCCGTTGGTCCCGGTCACGCCCATCTTGTGCTCGGCCTTGGCGTAGTAGGGCTCCAACTCCGCCAGCGTGATCGGCCAGTCCAGCAGGTTGGCCCCGGCCAACTCGCCGTAATGGGTCCTCGTCTTGAACTCGTGCTCCTGGAAACGCAGGCTGGCGCCCGCCCAATGGACGGTCGAGCCGCCCACCGCCTTGACGATCCAGGCCGGAAGCCCGGCGAAATCCTTCGCGACGCGCCAGCTACCCGAGGTCGTCCGCTTGTCGAGCCAGCTGATCTGCGAGAAGGACTCCCACTCGTTGTTGACGAACTCCTCCATCTCCACGCGGGGGCCGGCCTCCAGCACCACCACCTTGACGCCTTTCTGGGCCAGTTCGTTGCCGAGCGTGCCGCCGCCGGCGCCCGAGCCCACGATCACCACGACGCCGTCGTCGTTGAGGTCGAATTTCGCAGCCATGATCCCGATCCCTCCCGCTCAGGCGTTCTTCAGCCAGTCGATGTCGTCGAAGCCCCGCTCCAGGTAGCCGCCATGCTCGGCGGAGGAGCCTTCGTAGCCGAACTTCACCCACACCTCCGGTTGGTTATAAAGCGCCACGACCATGTCGCCGCGCACCTTCTGGAAGAATGGGGTGGACTCGATCGACTTCAGGACGGCGACCCGGTCGCCCTCCTCGACGACATCGGCATAGGGACGGGCGTATTTCGCCTGCGACGCGGTGTCGAGGCCGACCACGCCGTCCTCGATCAGCTGCTTCAGGTCGGGGTTTTCGCCGGCCTTGCCGTCATAGGGCTCGACGGCCCGGGCATAATAGGCCTCGCCCAGCCGGTCGTGCGGGTACAGGTCGCGCGCCATCCGGACCAGGGTCACCATGGTGGCCGGCTTGAGATGCTTCGCGGTCATCGCCCAGGCGCCGGACGGGGCGATCGCCACGGTTCCGCTCGCCAGGGCCGTGACGCCGGCCGCCGCCGCGCCCGATTTCAGGAAGTTGCGCCGGGTCACCTTGACCCGCTTGTCGATGGTCCTCATTGTGCTCCTCCCTCGGAGACGGTTTTTCGATCGTTTTTTTCTTGGAAGGCATCGCTCCGACCCTTCGCGGGTCCGCTCAACGGTATCGGCCGTGGCGCTGCAACACCTCCACCTTGTAGCCGTCGGGGTCCTGCACGAAGAAGAAGCGCGCCATCAGGGCGCCGTCGCGCATGAATTCCTTGATCGGGTTCGGATTGAAGCCCAGCCGGGTGAAACGGCCATGCTCCGTATCCAGGTCGTCCACGGCCACCGCGATGTGTCCGTATCCGTCCCCATGGACATAGGGTTCGGTCCGGCCGTGATTGATGGTCAGCTCGACCTCGAAGTCGGCCTCCCGGTTGCGCAGGTAGACGAGGGTAAAGCCCTCGAACTCGTAACGGTCCGCCGCCTCCAGGCCGAATGCCCGGCCGTAGAAGTCGCGCGACCTGTCCTCATCCAGCACGCGGATCATCGCGTGGATGACTTTGGCCATGGTGGTTCCGCCTCCCTGGTCTTTCGCTCGTACAAGCGAAATCCTAGGGCGGCGCTTCAGGCGGGAGGTAGTATCATGCTACTACAGCATCGATTTTCCGCATCCGCCGGCTCGCGATGGCCGCGGCATGGGCTGCCGGGTCGCGCAGGTAGAGCGCGCAGGTGACCCGCAACATGGAGGCGAAGTTCGGCACGTCGCCCTGCTGCTGGAGCACCTCGTCATGGAGGGTGCAGAGGAAGCGGGCCAGCGTCAGCCCTTCGCGGCCGGCGATCTCCTCGAGGATCGCCCAGAACTCGGCCTCCAGCCGGATGCTCGTCGTATGGCCGTGCAGCCGGACGGCCCGTGTCTCGCATGCGTAGGAAGCCGGATCCTGCATGGCGAATACTCTGCACATCGTCTCTCTCCCGTCATGATGCCGTCCTGTCGTGTCTTTCGACGGCTTGGGAGAAATCATATGCTCGTTTCGCCGTCTTGCCATTAGTCCGAAGTGACGACTGCACGACGACGCGGCGGATCGGGATGAGTATCCGCGCCTGCGACGTTTGATCGCCCGCCACCCTCCTTCCGAACCATTGAAGGGTTCAAATAAATCCGTCTTACTGACGGATAAGCAATAAGGCGTGGCTCGGCGGCTGCGCAATGGTCACGATCCGGATCCTGGTACGGGCCGGGGCGATCGTCGGCGGGGAAGGATGAACCGGGAATGTACTGGACAAGGCTCCACCGCATACAGAAGTGTTCGCAGACGCCGCAGGCACTGGCAGGCTTCGTCGTGATCTTCTTCAGCGTGCTGTTGAACGCTTTCTGGATCGAGACGGAAATCGGCGGTTTCGGAATGGTCATTGCCGTGGCCATGGCGATCGTGGGCTTCGCCCTGTTCTATCGCGGCTGGGCGGTCGAGAACCGCTGAGGGGCTGGATTCCCTTCCAAGTAGCTGCCGGCGACCGGTGGCGGAGGATCTCCGTCGCCGGCTCTCCGGTCCATGCCGCCCCGATGATTTCGGCCGCCCCGCACGTTGTAGATCGATCCGAAATCATTTCCAATTTTGCATCTTGTTGATCGCGTTGTTTCGACAAGGCAGCGCAAGTTTAATAAAAATCCACAGGCATGGGCACCGCTATGCGGGTCGATTTCTGTTAAGCATGTTCGCCGATAGTTGGCCTGATTTTTCTTCTGGATATCCCCATTCAGGTGGGAGATATTGAGGCTCCATTTCAATAACAGGTTCGCATGTCGCGGCGATTGTCTCTTGTTTCCGGCGAAGGTGCGTCTCCCCCGGCGGCACCGGAGCCCCGTCGAGGTGGAGGTGAAGGCAAGCCTCCGCTTCACACAAGGTCCGTGCTGATCGTTGAGGATAATCCGTTCAATTTGAAGTTGCTCGATGACCTGCTCCAGGCGGCAGGCTACACGACGCTGACGGCGACCGACGGCGAGCAGGCGCTCGACCAGGCCATGCAGTTCATCCCGAACGTCATCCTGCTGGATATCGGGCTGCCCGACATGTCCGGCGTCGACGTCGCAAGGGCGATCCGGAACAGCGACCGGCTCCACAAGATCCCCCTGATCGCGGTGACCGCCTATGCGACGCCGGAGGACGAGGCCGTGATCCGTCTCGCCGGATGCGACGAGTACGTGGCGAAACCGATTTCCGCGCCTGAACTGCTCAAGCTGGTCCGGCGACACGCCAATTTCCGGCTCGTCGGGCAAGAGGGAGGAAGGGAGGGATCTTGATCGGCGTCGGCCGCAGCAACAATCCCGATCCGAAGGAAGCCGGCACGGAAGCGGCGCGTCGGGCGGTGGCGTTGCTGGACGCGGACGAAGCGCCGGCCTGGGCGCTGCTCTTCTGCGGGGGCAAGCATGATCCCGCCCTGGTCCTGGCGGGCCTCCGCGGGGTCGTCGGCGCCATCGCGGTGGTCGGCGGTTCGGCCGCGGGCGGCATCACGGGAGCGGGGTTCGGCTATAGCGGTTTCGAGGTCGCCGTGGGCCTGTTCCCGGCAGGTCTCGGCAAGCCGGTCATCCTGGTAGACGACGGGCTGCTCGACGGCGAGGGCCCGGCCGGCCGCCGGCTCGGGGACCGGTTGGGCGGGATCGTCGACGACGGCCGCGTCGTCCTTCTGTTCTACGACAGCGTCGCGTCGACCGTTCCGCCGCGCCTGCACCCGGCTAGCCCGCTGGTCGAAGGCATTTACCAGGGGCTCGGCGGCCGCCGTCCCCATCTGGTCGGCGCCGGCACCTTGACCGACATGAACCTGTCGGACGGCTACGTCTTCGACGGCACCCGCCCGCGCAAGCATGCCGCCGTCGCCGTCGTCCTGCCCCCCTCGGTGGGCGCCGAGACGGCCATCCTCCATGGCTGCGTGCCGGTCAGCGCGTTCATGACGATCACCGCGGTCGAGGGGGCCGACGTCCTGGAATTGGACGGCCGCCCGGCGCTTTCCGTGCTGGAGGGCATGCTCGGGATCGAGATCGGAGAAAGCCACGGCAGGGCGCTGTCTCTTATGGTTACCCTCGGCGAGAAGCACGGCGATCCGTTTGCCGAGTACGACGAAAATCGCTATGTAAATCGCCTGATCCTGCGGGCATCTCCGGAGCGCCGATCCATTACTTTGTTCGAACCGGACTTTCACCTGGGATCGGTCGTTCAGATTATGTCGCGGGACAATGGTCTGATGGTGCAAAGTGTTCGTGACGGCGTGCGTCTGATGAACGAACGGTTTTCCGGCCGGCGGCCTATCCTGGCGCTCTACATCGATTGCGCCGGGCGGGCGAGTGCAAGGAGCGGATCCGAGATCGAAGAGGCGGAAGTCCTGTTGGACGAGATTGCCATACCGGCTCCCTTGCTGGGCCTGTATTCGGGAGTCGAGATCGCGCCCGTCGGGGAGGAGCAGAGCCGCTCGCTGGACTGGACAGCCGTCCTGACCATCCTGCACGGCGACCGTGGTCCATGAGGGCGGGACAGGAACGCGCATGACGGAACGCAGGGTCGAGGATCTGGAACGCGAACTCGCCTTCTATCGTCGGCAATGCAACGATCTGGGTGCCCGCGTCCTGCGCCTGCAGGAGGACCAGAGCCGTGCCCACCGGGAAGCGCGCAGGTCCCGCACGGCGGCCCGGCTGCTGCGGACCGCCTTCGGCCTCGTCAACGTCGAGGCCTCGGAGGAGGCGGTCGGCAACCGCATGCTGGAGATCGTGCTGGACAACCTGGTCTGTGACCGGGGCGCCATCCTGCGGCGCGACCCGCACCGGGGATTGTTCACCATCGTCAACCGGCTGGGCTTCGGCCGGCCGCGTCCCGTGGAGAACGTGCCGCTGGCGGAGCCGCCGGAATTCTACTTCACCTCGTCGCGGGAAGCCTGCGACGGGATCGGCGCCGTCCTGACGGAAGCGCTCGGCCTCCCGTTCGTGATCTGGGCCTATGATCCGGCCTCGGGCATAGCGCTGCTGCTCGGCAACCGGATGGAGGCGAATGTTTCGCGTCCCTTCGGCGCCGACGACCGCGAGATCGTCGAGGCGGCGCTCGGAGTCTTCGCCGACATCATGCAGCGCCGGCGGGCCGAGGAGGAGTTGCGCATCGCGAAGATCGCGGCCGAGGAGGCCAATTCGATCAAGGCGGCCTTCCTGGCCAACCTCAGCCATGAGCTGCGCACGCCGCTGAACGCGATCATCGGCTTTTCGGAGATCATCCGGGACGAATTCTACGGGTCGGCCCCGCAGGAGAAGTACCGGGAATATGCTTCCGACATCCACGAGAACGGCCAGCACCTCCTGAACCTCATCCAGGACATCCTCGATTTTTCCCGCCTGCAGTCCGGCAAGGCCACCCTGCGGGAGGAGCATGTCGATCTCAACCAGGCAGCGGCAGCCGCCCTCGGCGCCGTCGCGCCCCTGGCGCGGAGCCGCGGCGTCACGCTGGCGGTCGGTATCCGGAACGGAATGCCGGCCATTCTCGCGGATCCGACCCGCATCCGCCAGATCCTGATCAATCTCGTCGGGAACGCGGTCAAGTTCACCCCCGCGGGCGGCCGGGTCGAGATCCGGGCCGATCTGACCGAGAACGGCGGAGCGGTGCTCCAGGTGATCGATACCGGCATCGGCATCGCGCCGGAGGATATCCCCCGCGCCATGGAGCCGTTCTGTCAGCTTGAAAATACCTATACCCGCCGGTTCGGCGGGACCGGGCTCGGATTGCCGCTGTGCAGGACGCTCGCGGAACGTCATGGCGGCTCCCTCGCCATCGACAGCGAACCGGGACGGGGCACCACCGTGACCGTCCAGCTTCCCCGCCAGCGGGTCGCCGACGGGTCGGCGTCGGTCTTCTACCGCGCCTGACCCTTCGAAACGAACTCCGTCGAGCGGATCCCTTTCCGGAAATTTTCGCCGCGTCACCCGATTCTCGGGCAGGCCGCAGCCTCGGCGATACCCTTGGCTTGCCCTCAGATCTTTCCGGCGGTGCTCAGGGAGGCGAGGTTCTCGTCGATCGCCTCGATCAGCCCCCACGTCTCGATGTAGCCGAGCGGGAAGCTCTGGCAGCCGGTGTCGGCGTCCTTCTGGCGGGCGTGGATATAGTCCGTCCAGCGGCGCGATGCCGGCCGGCGATGGTGGAAGTCATGGCACGGGGCGTCGCCGACCAGCACGAACACGCGGGAGAACAGGTGGACCGTCAGCATGGACGTCCACCAGCCGGCCCAGGCCAGCAGGCCGCCCGGAGTGGCCGCGGACGCCGCCGGAACCGCGGCTCCGGGAAAGACGCCCGCAGTGGCGAGGCAGACGAAGGTCTTGCCGCGGGCATCGATCACTTCCTGTTCCGGGAAGCGGTGCTCGCACAGGGTCCGGAGCGCCGTTCCGATCTGCAGCAGGACGGTCACCGGGAGCAGCCAGGCGACCGCCACCTCGGTCCAGGTCCCGGTCAGCCAGACGAGATGGAACAGGCCGCCCCAGGCCGCCCAGCCGATCAGGTTATGGGCCGTCGAGTGGGAGAGCAGGCAGGCCGAGACGCGCGCCAGCAGGAATCGCAGGTGGAAGAAGGGCGAGACGAAGCTGATGATCACCCGGCGCCACAGCACGGGCTTCGGCAGGCCGGGCCTCAGTCCGGCCAGGTTCATGACGAACTGGGTGAACTCGTCCTCGTGGGTCAGCAGCTTGTTGGGGCTGTGATGCAGCATGTGTTCGTGCTGGTACACGTCGAAATGCTTCATCAGCAGAAGGATCGAAATGGTTTCCCCGACCAGGCGGTTCGTTTCCCTCTTCCGGAACACCGTGCCGTGGGCGCAGTGATGGAAGACGACGGCCTGCAGCTTGCCCATGCCGGAAGCCGACAGGATCAGGAGGAAGGGCAGGGCGGCCAGCCAGAAGCCGGAAAGGTGCAGCGCCAGGAAGCTGAGCGCCACGCCGGCGCCGAGGGTGCCGAAGGCGGTCACCACGTGGAACATGGCCGTGCGGGGCCGCGCCGCCTCGCCCGGGGCGGGGCGGGCGGTCAGCCACGTCAGGAAGGGCTGCAGCGAGGCGGGCAACCGCCTGTACATGCCGGCCCGTATGTCGTTCGCCGAAGCGGGAAGAGCGTTGGCGATCCCTTCCGATGAATCATTTTTGACGGAAATATTGCGTTCGAACGTAGCAATGGACATCCCTTATCTCCTTTGGGTTGGGTCCTATTGCTACAGATAATCTACGAAATGGTTGAAAGGCTATATTAGCCTTATAAAAAATTCAGTTTTTGTTGTTATTGTATCCGATCTGTTCTGTTTAAAGCTGGTGTAGTTCCTGGCAATTGTCGCAATGATCCTATTTTGATTCTATTTTTGAATTATCCGAAAATTACTTTCAACCGGCAAACGGCGGAACTTCCACACCGGTGACGCCGGTCCCGGTGATCGCGAACAGGCAGCCGGCCAGCGGGTCGGGCTCCTCGCCGGCCTTCTGGAGCGACGTCATGTAGATGACGTCCAGTCCGCGCCCGCCGAACGCGATCTTGGTCGGCGTTCGGCAGGGCACCCTTATGGTGCGGTCGATCGCGCCTGCGGGCGTGAAGCGGACCAGTTCGCCGCCGCCGATCCCGGCCATCCAGTAGCAGCCGTCGGCATCGCAGGCGCCGCCGTCGGGCCGGCCGGCCATGCCCCTCGTATCGACGAAGACGCGGCGGTTGGAAGGAACGCCCGCGTCCGGATCGTAGTCGAAGGCCCAGACGGTGCGGACCTTGGCGTTGCTGTCCGACATGTACAGCGTCCGCCCGTCCGGGCTGAAGGCAAGGCCGTTCGTCGTCCAGAATCCGTCGATCATCCTATGGCATCCGAGATCCGCATCGAGACGGTAGAAGGCGCCTTCCGGGCGCTCGCCCGGAGGTCCCATGCGCATGGTGCCGGCCCAGAAACGGCCTTTGCTGTCGGTCGTGCCGTCGTTGAAGCGGTTGTCGGGCTTGTCGGCTTCCGGGTCGAGCAGACGGACAAGGTCTCCGGTCCGGGGATCGAAGTTGGCGAATCCGTTGCGCAGCGCCAGCAGCATGCGGTGGTCCCGGCGGGTCGCGATGCAGCCGATCTCCTCCGGCATCGGCCAGTTCTCGTCCCGGCCGGAGGAGGGATCGAAGCGGTGCAGGGCGCGTCCGTCGATGTCGACCCAGTAGAGCTTCTGCTCGGCGACCGACCAGACCGGGCTTTCGCCCAGCTTTGCCGGTTCCGCGACGATCCGTTCGATGTCCATGCGCAAGCTCCCCCAGGCCCGACCATTCCTTATATCGATGTATTAACCATTACCAACCTGACGTTCCCCTGGCAACCCGGTGCGCCGCGGCACCAGGAGGACGGCCGTGAATCGCTGGACCACCTCGCTCTTCTGGTTATAGGTCAAGGTGCGCATCCGCACCGTTCCGCGGTCCGGCCGCGAGGCCGAGGGGCTGACCCCCAGCACTTCGCTCTCGATCCGCAGGACGTCGCCCGGACGGACCGGTTGCGGCCACGCCAGTTCCTCGATGCCCAATCCGACGAACCCTCCGGCGAGTTCCCCCTCGCCGTCGACGATCATCCTCATGGTGAGCGCCGCCGTGTGCCAGCCGCTCGCCGCCAAGCCGCCGAACACCGTCTCGCCGGCGGCAACCGGGTCGAGATGGAAAGGCTGCGGGTCGTACCGGCCGGCGAACTCGAGGATATCCGCTTCGGTCACCACCAGCGGGCCGCCGGCGAACCGGTCTCCCGCCGTCAGGTCGTCCAGCGTACGCATCGTCAGGCTCCTTCCATATTCCAGGGGGCGTGTCGTATCGATGGCAGACGCCGTCAGGCCGCTTCCCGTACGACCCGGGCCGGCGTCGCGGGCGCCCGGCCGATCATGAGCGACATGCCGGCGGCCAGCAGGCAGGCGAGCCCGGCCAGCAGGAAGGCCTCCAGGTAGCCGTCCATGACGGTCCGCATCGCGCCGGCGCCGAAGGCGGCGACCGCGGCGCCGATCTGGTGCCCGGTGAAGATCCAGCCGAACATCATCGGTGCCTTGTCCCGCCCGAAGGCGTTGGTGGCGAGGCGGACCGTCGGGGGAACCGTCGCGATCCAGTCAAGGCCGTAGAAGACGGCGAACAGCGACAGGCCGAAGAACGACAGGTCCAGCGCGAAGGGCAGCCACAGCAGCGACAGGCCGCGCAGCGCATAATACCAAGCCAGCAGGTGACGGTTGTCGTAGCGGTCCGACAGCCAGCCGCTGAGCGTCGTCCCGACCAGGTCGAAGACGCCCATCATCGCGAGCAGCCCCGCTGCCCGGAGTTCCGGGATGCCGGCATCGATGCAGGCGGCGATCAGGTGGGTGCCGATCAGGCCGTTGGTGCTGAGCCCGCAGATGAAGAAGGTGCCGAACAGCAGCCAGAAATCCCGGGACCGCACGCCCTCCGCCAGGGCGCCCAGCGCATGGCCGAACGGGTTGCCCGCGACGGGCGGCGGCGGCGTCTCGATTTCCGTCCGGCCGAAGGGCGCCAGCCCGAGGTCGCGCGGCCGCTCGCGCATCAGCAGCAGGACCGCCGGGATGACGGCCAGCGCCACCGCGCCGACGCCGATCACCGCCGCGCGCCACCCGACTTGCTGCACGATCATCGCCAGCAGCGGCAGGAACAGCAACTGCCCGGTCGCGGTGCTGGCGGTCAGCAGGCCCATGACCAGCCCGCGGCGCTCCCCGAACCAGCGGTTCACCACCGTGGCGCCGAGCACCAGGGCCGTCATGCCGGTTCCCGTTCCCACCACCACTCCCCATAGCAGCACCAGCTGCCACGGAGCCGTCATCAGCGGGGTCAGCGCGATGCCGGAGGCCACCAGCAGCAGCGAGGCGACGATCGTGGTCCGGATGCCCAGCCGATCCATCAGGGCCGCCGCGAACGGCCCCATCAATCCGTAAAGCACCAGGTTGATCGCGACCGCGAATGAGATGGTCGCCCTGGACCAGCCGAACTCCTGCTCGACGGGGACGATCAGGACGCTCGGCATCGACCGGATGCCCGCCGCGACCAGCAGCGTCACGAAGGTGATGCCCGCGACATACCATGCATAGTGGACGCGCCCGCGCGCCAGCCGGGAACCTTGGAGAGACATCGGAATGGCTCCGGTAGGAGGAACTCTTGCAATGATAGAGACCGTCCTGTATCATCTGTCAACGGATTTGATCGGACGAGCACCCATGCAGGAACCTATCCAGGACGAGCCGGCCTCGGACGGCTCGGCCAAATCGGCCCGGGCGCGCATCCTTAAGGCGGCGGCCGAGCTGTTCTACCGCGATGGCATCCGGGCGGTCGGCGTGGATGCCGTGATCGCCCGTTCCGGCGTCGCGAAGATGAGCCTCTACCGCAACTTCTCCGGCAAGGACGAACTGGTCGCAGCCTTCCTGGAGGATTTCGATCGCGTTTACTGGGACTGGTGGGACCGCGTGACCGCGCATCATCCCGACGATCCGAGGGCGCAGATCCGGGCGCTGTTCACGGCGCTCGGCAAGCGAACGACGTCGCCTGGATATCGCGGCTGCCCGTTCATCAACACCGCGGTCGAATTCCCCGAGCCGGACCATCCCGGCCATGCCGTCGCCCGGGCCAACAAGCGCGAACTCAGGGAACGTCTGCGGGGCCTGGCGAACGCCGTCGGCGCCATCGATCCCGAGCTGCTGGCCGACCAGCTCCTGCTCGTGATGGACGGTGCCTATACCAGCGGCCAGACGCTGGGTGCCGACGGTGTCGGCCAGGCCGCCGCGGCGGCGGCCGACGCGCTGGTGGAAGCCGCCTGCCGTCCCTTAACTATAAATAAATGAAGATGGCGTAACTACCTCCGACGCACTCCTTCGGGTGCGGGAACCGCGTTCGGTGGGAGGGTGACGAGTTTGGATGGCTGGCCTGTTTGACCGCCTGTCCAACCTGCTGTCCCGCCGCCGGAGCCGCACCGGCGGTGCGCCGCAGCATGAAACCGCCCTGGTCGCCGCGGAACGCCTCGGCATCGGCGGCCGGCCGTCTCCGCTCCAGATCCGCAACACCGATCCCTCCGGCAGGATCAATGGGAAGGAAGACGCCATCGCCGACCTGCGGCGCGCCATGGCCGCCGCGGACCAGCGCCAGGCCCGGACCGACGCCGACGCTTCCCTTCTGCTCGCCGTCCTGCTGTCCAAGGGACACGGCCTCAACCGCACCCAGGCCGTGCAACTCCACGACGACCTGATGCGCGGCTGCCTGCGCGACGCCGACCGGCAGAAGCTGCGGGCCCTGTACCGCACGCTGCACGGCCGCGAATTCAGCTGCCGCATCCCGGCGTCGGTTTCCGAGTGACGCCAGCCCCCGAGGCGGAGCCCGCCCCCCTACCGTCCGGGGGGTTCACCGAAGATATCGCCGCGGCCGGCATGGATGGGGTACGATAGGGTCCCTGCACCAGAACGCGGTCCCGACGGATGACAGCGTCGATCTCCCCCGAGCCCAAGGCTTCCACCCCCCTCGGCCGGGGTCCGGCCGGAGTGGTTCCTCCCCGCCTGGAACCGGCGGCGGCGCCGCTGCCCTGGTACAGGCAGCTCAGGGCCTTCCGAACGAATGCGCTGACCGCCTGGTCCCGGCAGGCCTACGAGCGGGACGTCATCGCCTCGTCCTTCCTCTGGCGGGGCCGGGTTCTCGTGAACGACCCGGATGCCATCCGTCATGTGCTGATCGATAATCATGCGAATTACCGGCGGACACCGGCGTCGATCCGCATCATCCGCCCGCTCGTGGGGGACGGCCTGTTCCTCAGCGAGGGCCAGCGCTGGCGCCACCAGCGGCAGACCCTGGCGCCGGCCTTCACACCGCGCGCGATCCCGGTGCTCGCCCGCCACATCGCCGACGCGACCCGGGAGGCGCTCGCCGGCGTCGCGGCCCGCGCCGAGGATGGCCCTGTCGAACTGGTCTCGTTCTGCCAGCACCTGGCGCTCGATATCGCCGGCCGCTCGATGTTCTCGGTGGAGATGTCGGCCCACGGTGCCGAGATGCGCCGGCTCATCGCGCATTACGCGGAGCGGCTGGGACGGCCCTACCTGCTCGATTTCCTGCTTCCGGCCTCGGTTCCCAATCTGCACGACCTCGCCCGGAGGCGCTTCCAGGCCGAATGGATGGGGCTGATCGAAACCATCATGGCGGAGCGGTCTCGGGGCGCCGCCCGCTCCGCCGACACGCCCCGCGACCTGTTCGACCTCCTGCGCGCCGCCCGCGATCCCGAGACCGGCGCCGGGATCCCGGCCGAAGAACTGCGCGACCAGGTCGCCACGATGATCGTAGCCGGCCATGAGACGACGGCGCTCGCGATCT contains:
- a CDS encoding ribbon-helix-helix domain-containing protein, which translates into the protein MCRVFAMQDPASYACETRAVRLHGHTTSIRLEAEFWAILEEIAGREGLTLARFLCTLHDEVLQQQGDVPNFASMLRVTCALYLRDPAAHAAAIASRRMRKIDAVVA
- a CDS encoding GMC family oxidoreductase; amino-acid sequence: MAAKFDLNDDGVVVIVGSGAGGGTLGNELAQKGVKVVVLEAGPRVEMEEFVNNEWESFSQISWLDKRTTSGSWRVAKDFAGLPAWIVKAVGGSTVHWAGASLRFQEHEFKTRTHYGELAGANLLDWPITLAELEPYYAKAEHKMGVTGTNGIPRLPGNNNYKVLAAGAKALGYKEFHSGNIAINSQERDGRASCRQIGFCFQGCKTGAKWSTLMAEIPKGEATGNLEVRSDAQVLKIEHDASGKVTGVLYGDRAGNVMRQKARVVAVAGNSIESPRLLLNSASSMFPDGLANSSGQVGRNYMRHTTGSVYAVFERPVHMYRGTTMAGIIRDESRFDPSRGFAGGYELETLSLGLPFMAAFLNPGAWGRGFTSALDGYDHMAGMWIVGEDMPQESNRITLHATEKDQFGQPIPNVHFDDHPNDVAMRNHAFRQGSALYDAVGATRTIHTPPYPSTHNLGTNRMSEKARDGVVNKHGQTHDVKNLFVSDGSQFTTGAACNPTLTIVSLAIRQAEFIADRMSKREI
- a CDS encoding response regulator, which encodes MKLLDDLLQAAGYTTLTATDGEQALDQAMQFIPNVILLDIGLPDMSGVDVARAIRNSDRLHKIPLIAVTAYATPEDEAVIRLAGCDEYVAKPISAPELLKLVRRHANFRLVGQEGGREGS
- a CDS encoding VOC family protein; protein product: MAKVIHAMIRVLDEDRSRDFYGRAFGLEAADRYEFEGFTLVYLRNREADFEVELTINHGRTEPYVHGDGYGHIAVAVDDLDTEHGRFTRLGFNPNPIKEFMRDGALMARFFFVQDPDGYKVEVLQRHGRYR
- a CDS encoding twin-arginine translocation signal domain-containing protein, with the translated sequence MRTIDKRVKVTRRNFLKSGAAAAGVTALASGTVAIAPSGAWAMTAKHLKPATMVTLVRMARDLYPHDRLGEAYYARAVEPYDGKAGENPDLKQLIEDGVVGLDTASQAKYARPYADVVEEGDRVAVLKSIESTPFFQKVRGDMVVALYNQPEVWVKFGYEGSSAEHGGYLERGFDDIDWLKNA
- a CDS encoding FIST signal transduction protein, encoding MIGVGRSNNPDPKEAGTEAARRAVALLDADEAPAWALLFCGGKHDPALVLAGLRGVVGAIAVVGGSAAGGITGAGFGYSGFEVAVGLFPAGLGKPVILVDDGLLDGEGPAGRRLGDRLGGIVDDGRVVLLFYDSVASTVPPRLHPASPLVEGIYQGLGGRRPHLVGAGTLTDMNLSDGYVFDGTRPRKHAAVAVVLPPSVGAETAILHGCVPVSAFMTITAVEGADVLELDGRPALSVLEGMLGIEIGESHGRALSLMVTLGEKHGDPFAEYDENRYVNRLILRASPERRSITLFEPDFHLGSVVQIMSRDNGLMVQSVRDGVRLMNERFSGRRPILALYIDCAGRASARSGSEIEEAEVLLDEIAIPAPLLGLYSGVEIAPVGEEQSRSLDWTAVLTILHGDRGP
- a CDS encoding sensor histidine kinase; protein product: MTERRVEDLERELAFYRRQCNDLGARVLRLQEDQSRAHREARRSRTAARLLRTAFGLVNVEASEEAVGNRMLEIVLDNLVCDRGAILRRDPHRGLFTIVNRLGFGRPRPVENVPLAEPPEFYFTSSREACDGIGAVLTEALGLPFVIWAYDPASGIALLLGNRMEANVSRPFGADDREIVEAALGVFADIMQRRRAEEELRIAKIAAEEANSIKAAFLANLSHELRTPLNAIIGFSEIIRDEFYGSAPQEKYREYASDIHENGQHLLNLIQDILDFSRLQSGKATLREEHVDLNQAAAAALGAVAPLARSRGVTLAVGIRNGMPAILADPTRIRQILINLVGNAVKFTPAGGRVEIRADLTENGGAVLQVIDTGIGIAPEDIPRAMEPFCQLENTYTRRFGGTGLGLPLCRTLAERHGGSLAIDSEPGRGTTVTVQLPRQRVADGSASVFYRA